A genomic window from Glaciihabitans sp. INWT7 includes:
- a CDS encoding DUF2530 domain-containing protein, which translates to MRLFLKDSERRPDPVPVKTDDRRPLLVGLAVWVIAAIIVLLFLRPLSDSGNGPILWTCAVGILLGLAGLIYAAKRPK; encoded by the coding sequence ATGCGGCTCTTCCTGAAGGACTCCGAACGGCGCCCCGACCCGGTGCCGGTGAAGACCGACGACCGCCGCCCGCTGCTGGTTGGGCTCGCGGTCTGGGTGATCGCCGCGATCATCGTGCTGCTCTTCCTGCGACCGCTGAGCGACTCCGGCAACGGCCCCATCCTCTGGACGTGCGCCGTCGGAATCCTGCTCGGACTCGCCGGATTGATCTACGCGGCGAAGCGCCCGAAGTAG
- a CDS encoding DUF3027 domain-containing protein — translation MTASVALDSDFDLGRTALLEITPAESIGDPAGSIDSGDGVTTVYFETLLSGYPGWRWTVSIAHLEDTPASVLETELTPGDDALLSPAWVPWVDRLADYTAAQDTAVEDDESNDELDDDSDDDDDDDESDESDETDDDESDDEDSDDESDDDDDDDDDDLGSDVLHGGDLDGVDIDDLDEPDEDDTDDDDTDDDDADEDEPDDDEPEDEHERSV, via the coding sequence GTGACTGCTTCTGTGGCGCTCGACTCCGACTTCGACCTGGGCCGCACCGCGTTGCTCGAGATCACCCCGGCCGAGTCCATCGGCGACCCCGCGGGATCGATCGACAGCGGTGACGGAGTGACCACGGTCTACTTCGAAACGCTGCTCTCCGGTTACCCGGGCTGGCGCTGGACCGTGAGTATCGCCCATCTCGAGGACACTCCGGCGAGCGTTCTCGAGACCGAACTCACACCGGGTGACGATGCCCTGCTGTCGCCGGCGTGGGTGCCGTGGGTGGATCGCCTCGCCGACTACACCGCTGCCCAGGACACCGCGGTGGAGGATGACGAGTCCAACGACGAGCTCGATGACGACTCGGACGACGACGATGATGACGACGAGTCGGACGAGTCGGACGAGACCGACGATGACGAATCCGACGACGAGGATTCGGACGATGAGTCCGACGACGACGATGATGATGATGACGACGACCTCGGGAGTGACGTGCTGCACGGCGGAGACCTCGACGGCGTCGATATCGACGACCTCGATGAGCCGGACGAAGACGACACCGACGACGATGACACCGACGACGATGACGCCGACGAAGATGAGCCCGACGACGATGAGCCTGAGGACGAGCACGAGCGCTCGGTCTGA
- a CDS encoding cold-shock protein, whose product MPTGKVKFYDEEKGFGFISSDDGQEVFLHASALPAGTTVKAGAKLEFGIADGKRGAQALSVRVLEAPPSLAKLSRKPADDMSIIIEDLVKLLDGIGTNLKRGRYPDSKHGKTIAAMLRKVADELDA is encoded by the coding sequence ATGCCCACCGGCAAGGTCAAGTTCTACGACGAAGAAAAGGGCTTCGGCTTCATCAGTTCTGATGACGGCCAGGAGGTCTTCCTTCACGCCTCCGCGCTTCCCGCCGGCACGACGGTCAAGGCCGGCGCCAAACTCGAATTCGGTATCGCCGATGGCAAGCGCGGCGCTCAGGCGCTCTCGGTGCGGGTGCTCGAAGCGCCCCCGAGCCTCGCCAAGCTGAGCCGCAAGCCCGCGGATGACATGTCGATCATCATCGAGGACCTGGTCAAGCTCCTCGACGGGATCGGCACCAACCTCAAGCGCGGCCGCTACCCCGACAGCAAGCACGGCAAAACGATCGCCGCGATGCTGCGCAAGGTCGCGGATGAACTCGATGCCTGA
- a CDS encoding helicase-associated domain-containing protein: MSDTLSLATRLRAMDDTALVAALRAREISPSGIKDFFDLAEAFLDRASIQQTLMRLDRETLAVLAAIGQLAEETGPPAATDIATRLSALSGREVSPESVSDRVSGATTLLLVESETQRFAAYGSVRDQLRSWPAFGLPSLADLALANAPAALEPVPDVDRRFIDRLGAERAFAAITAITELLVEVERDPARELAKGGVALPDSKRLAHAMSVDLESVAVFLAVADRAGLVARETGSWMITDSGATWLQRSTGARWATLGGAWFERLPADIRQLLGERTHALWGAGLRGYIDWLYPAGGDWMDERIGAYTRDAELLGITANQAPTGPGSLLLADGIRPAEQAMTALLPAEVEQVYLQHDLSVVAPGPLTPRVDARLRSLADVESRALASSYRVSTSSVNRAMAAGETAESILEFLGGISLTGIPQPLNYLIGEASSRYGQVRVGSLADPRPDARSYIRSDDELLIGTILVDQSLSSLGFERTSATRVQSRFPLDVVFWSLSDARYPVAAEDAAGEIVALRRQRHAKAVAAAGINPVDALIERLRLGGEPEDEETGHAWLIRQLDAAIKAKTPLTVTVTMPNGTLVDYQLEPTSVAGGRLRGRDNRAAIERTLPLSRIAGISPAK, encoded by the coding sequence ATGAGTGACACCCTGTCCTTGGCGACGCGCCTCCGCGCAATGGACGACACGGCCCTCGTCGCCGCTCTGCGGGCACGGGAGATCTCGCCCTCCGGGATCAAGGACTTCTTCGACCTCGCCGAGGCATTCCTGGACCGCGCGTCCATCCAGCAGACCCTCATGCGCCTCGACCGGGAGACGCTCGCGGTTCTCGCCGCGATCGGACAGCTCGCCGAGGAGACCGGGCCGCCCGCCGCCACGGATATCGCCACCCGACTCTCCGCGCTCTCCGGGCGCGAGGTATCGCCCGAATCCGTCTCCGACCGTGTATCCGGGGCGACCACCCTTCTCCTGGTGGAGTCCGAGACACAGCGATTCGCCGCCTACGGCAGCGTCCGCGACCAGTTGCGTTCCTGGCCGGCTTTCGGGCTCCCCTCACTGGCCGACCTCGCCCTGGCGAACGCCCCCGCCGCTCTCGAACCGGTGCCGGATGTCGACCGCCGATTCATCGACCGCCTCGGCGCCGAACGCGCCTTCGCCGCCATCACCGCGATCACGGAGCTGCTCGTCGAAGTGGAGCGAGACCCCGCCCGCGAACTGGCGAAGGGCGGTGTCGCCCTGCCCGACAGCAAGCGCCTCGCCCACGCGATGAGCGTCGATCTCGAATCCGTCGCCGTCTTCCTCGCCGTCGCCGACCGTGCCGGGCTGGTGGCTCGCGAGACCGGATCGTGGATGATCACCGACAGCGGCGCCACCTGGCTGCAGCGCTCGACGGGGGCACGCTGGGCCACGCTCGGCGGCGCCTGGTTCGAGCGCCTGCCCGCGGACATCCGCCAGCTCCTCGGCGAGCGCACCCACGCTCTCTGGGGTGCCGGCCTGCGCGGGTACATCGACTGGCTCTATCCCGCGGGCGGCGACTGGATGGACGAACGGATCGGCGCCTACACCCGCGACGCCGAGCTGCTGGGCATCACCGCCAACCAGGCGCCCACCGGACCCGGGTCCCTGCTGCTCGCCGACGGCATTCGCCCCGCGGAACAGGCGATGACCGCGCTGCTGCCCGCAGAGGTCGAGCAGGTCTACCTGCAGCACGATCTCTCCGTGGTCGCTCCCGGGCCGCTGACGCCCCGGGTGGATGCCCGGCTGCGGTCGCTCGCCGACGTGGAGAGTCGCGCGCTCGCCTCGAGCTATCGCGTGTCCACCTCGAGCGTCAATCGAGCAATGGCCGCGGGTGAGACGGCGGAGTCGATCCTGGAGTTTCTCGGCGGCATCTCGCTCACCGGCATCCCGCAGCCGCTCAACTACCTCATCGGCGAGGCATCCAGCCGCTACGGGCAGGTGAGGGTGGGAAGCCTCGCCGATCCGAGACCGGATGCCCGCAGCTACATCCGCTCCGATGACGAGTTGCTCATCGGCACGATCCTCGTGGATCAGAGCCTCTCCTCCCTCGGCTTCGAGCGCACCTCTGCCACCCGGGTACAGAGCCGCTTTCCCCTCGACGTGGTGTTCTGGTCGCTGAGCGACGCGCGCTATCCCGTTGCGGCGGAGGACGCGGCCGGCGAGATCGTGGCATTGCGCCGGCAACGTCACGCCAAGGCTGTCGCTGCTGCGGGCATCAATCCGGTGGACGCGCTCATCGAACGGCTGCGCCTCGGCGGTGAACCGGAGGACGAAGAGACGGGCCACGCCTGGCTGATCCGCCAGCTGGATGCCGCGATCAAGGCCAAGACGCCTCTCACGGTGACAGTGACCATGCCGAACGGCACGCTCGTGGACTACCAACTCGAGCCGACGAGCGTCGCCGGTGGACGCCTGCGCGGCCGCGACAACCGCGCCGCGATCGAGCGCACCCTGCCGCTGTCGCGCATCGCGGGCATCTCCCCGGCGAAGTAG
- a CDS encoding PadR family transcriptional regulator — protein sequence MDTTQLLKGVLDVAVLAAIKDDDGYGYDIVRRLRGAGLDEVGDASVYGTLRRLYTAGVVSSYVAPSDGGPHRKYYSINAQGRQMLADQRTSWAKFVDTMSVLLDQTTHHPQLRTIGEKS from the coding sequence ATGGACACCACGCAGTTACTGAAGGGGGTACTGGACGTCGCGGTGCTCGCTGCCATCAAAGATGATGACGGATACGGCTACGACATCGTGCGGAGGCTGAGGGGCGCCGGACTCGACGAGGTGGGGGATGCGTCGGTGTACGGAACTCTGCGGCGGCTCTACACCGCGGGGGTCGTTTCGAGCTACGTTGCGCCGTCCGATGGCGGTCCCCACCGCAAGTACTACAGCATCAACGCCCAGGGGCGGCAGATGCTCGCCGACCAGCGCACCAGCTGGGCCAAGTTCGTCGACACCATGTCGGTGCTCCTCGACCAGACCACTCACCACCCACAGCTTCGAACGATCGGGGAGAAATCATGA
- a CDS encoding DNA repair helicase XPB, producing MDALSGPLIVQSDRTVLLEVAHPAAEDARHDLAVFAELERAPEHIHTYRITRLGLWNARAAGHTAENMLDTLEKYSKFPIPQSVSIDIAETVGRYGRLVIERDENGTLMLRSTDAAVLSEIVRAKRIAPLLFLPEDQRGKGPAIDRYRIQAWARGQVKQELVKLGWPAEDLAGYTPGTPHPIALDTSEWNLREYQNHAVSSFVDGGSGVVVLPCGAGKTLVGAGAMARVETTTLILVTNTVSARQWRAELLKRTTLTEDEIGEYSGQVKEVKPVTIATYQILTAKRKGEYAHLALLDALDWGLVIYDEVHLLPAPVFKLTAELQARRRLGLTATLVREDGREGDVFSLIGPKRFDAPWKEIEAQGFISPASCFEVRIDLPPQERLEYAASADDERYRLAATAPAKLQVVRDLVKKHAGERILVIGQYLDQIDTLAEVLDAPKLTGSTPIEERERLYQAFREGEITVLVVSKVANFSVDLPEATVAIQVSGSFGSRQEEAQRLGRLLRPKESGLPANFYTLVARDTVDQDFAQNRQRFLAEQGYSYTILDGDQIAA from the coding sequence GTGGATGCGCTGTCTGGACCCCTGATCGTGCAGAGCGACCGCACCGTGTTGCTGGAGGTCGCGCACCCCGCCGCTGAGGATGCCCGCCACGACCTCGCCGTCTTCGCCGAACTCGAGCGCGCACCCGAGCACATCCACACGTATCGCATCACCCGCCTCGGCCTCTGGAACGCGCGCGCGGCCGGTCACACCGCCGAGAACATGCTCGACACGCTCGAGAAGTACTCCAAGTTCCCCATCCCCCAGAGCGTCTCCATCGACATCGCCGAGACCGTGGGCCGCTACGGCCGGCTCGTCATCGAGCGCGACGAAAACGGCACTCTCATGCTGCGCTCGACGGATGCTGCAGTGCTGAGCGAGATCGTGCGGGCCAAGCGCATCGCCCCCCTGCTCTTCCTCCCGGAGGACCAGCGCGGCAAGGGTCCGGCGATCGACCGTTACCGGATCCAGGCCTGGGCGCGCGGACAGGTGAAGCAGGAGCTGGTCAAGCTCGGCTGGCCGGCGGAGGACCTCGCCGGGTACACCCCGGGCACGCCGCATCCGATCGCGCTGGATACCAGCGAATGGAACCTGCGCGAGTACCAGAACCACGCCGTGTCGAGCTTCGTGGACGGCGGATCGGGAGTCGTCGTACTGCCCTGTGGCGCGGGCAAGACCCTCGTCGGCGCCGGCGCGATGGCGAGGGTCGAGACCACGACGTTGATCCTCGTGACCAACACCGTCTCGGCGCGGCAGTGGCGGGCCGAGCTGCTGAAGCGCACGACCCTCACCGAGGACGAGATCGGCGAGTACTCGGGTCAGGTCAAAGAGGTGAAGCCCGTCACCATCGCGACGTACCAGATCCTCACGGCCAAGCGGAAAGGCGAGTACGCCCACCTCGCCCTGCTCGACGCCCTGGACTGGGGACTGGTGATCTACGACGAGGTGCACCTTTTACCGGCCCCCGTCTTCAAGCTCACCGCAGAGTTGCAGGCGCGACGCCGCCTCGGCCTCACCGCCACCCTCGTGCGCGAGGACGGTCGCGAGGGGGATGTCTTCAGCCTCATCGGCCCCAAGCGGTTCGACGCTCCGTGGAAGGAGATCGAGGCCCAGGGCTTCATCTCTCCGGCCTCGTGCTTCGAGGTGCGCATCGACCTGCCCCCGCAGGAGCGGCTCGAGTACGCGGCCTCCGCCGACGACGAGCGCTACCGGCTCGCGGCGACCGCGCCGGCCAAGCTCCAGGTCGTGCGCGACCTGGTGAAGAAGCATGCGGGAGAGCGGATTCTGGTGATCGGGCAGTACCTCGACCAGATCGACACTCTCGCCGAGGTTCTCGACGCGCCGAAACTCACCGGATCGACGCCGATCGAGGAACGCGAACGGCTCTATCAGGCATTCCGCGAGGGCGAGATCACCGTGCTCGTGGTCTCGAAGGTCGCCAACTTCTCTGTAGACCTGCCCGAGGCGACCGTGGCCATCCAGGTCTCCGGCAGCTTCGGATCGCGCCAGGAGGAGGCCCAGCGCCTCGGGCGACTTCTCCGCCCCAAGGAGAGCGGGCTCCCCGCCAACTTCTACACGCTGGTCGCGCGCGACACCGTCGACCAGGACTTCGCGCAGAACCGTCAGCGCTTCCTCGCGGAGCAGGGCTACAGCTACACGATCCTGGACGGCGACCAGATCGCGGCTTGA